One genomic region from Kwoniella shivajii chromosome 6, complete sequence encodes:
- a CDS encoding DNA-directed RNA polymerase II subunit RPB2, which translates to MSQEPNNAVIDDGFSYDPNYDYTQNASQDVKVDDDLKYGIDGDMEGEEEEEEPISQEDYWTVINAFFDEKGLVRQQLESFNEFIENTMQEIVDDHSKMTMDQFTQYTGVAGDETKRYEISFGQIYLARVNHTEMDGRTNMLFPQEARLRNLTYSAPLYVDIKKRILTASGVDDPIEADWRPAVGSDGVPEGVEEDKASIGKVPVMVRSNFCLLHNLPDDQCHDIGECHYDQGGYFIISGSEKVLIAQERMATNHVFVFLKAAPSRWTYFAEINSQKEKGGKVAAHSEVRLYQRVQGQSGGVIRVSLPYTKVDIPLVIVFRALGIVPDRDVLNHICFGPNDEALLEYLQPSIEESFAVQDRETALDFIGRRGQHEKAPRAQRQRAAFDILHKEFLPHVSTAEGFESKKAYFLGYMVHRLISAAMGRKELDDRDHFGNKRLDLAGPLMAEMFGHMFQKLREDMYRYLKKCVETNKAFALNTAIRPNSITDGLKYALATGNWGKRGNTRAGVSQVLNRYTFASTLSHLRRTNTPIGRDSKAAKPRQLHNTHWGMVCPAETPEGAACGLVKNLALMSYISVGSYSAPVMEFLEEWGLEELNEYQHAPQATKIFVNGVWMGIHRDAPTLHSNLLQMRRGGQLKHEVSIVRDIRERELRLYTDAGRCCRPLFIVDHPTQSLRLRRAHIDRLEEAGEEGALAGAWDQLLSEGIIEYVDASEEETILIAMTSEDLENARRKNNKEELVKDRAAHDLESFDPTARIKSTVFSKQYTHMEIHPSMILGVCASIVPFPDHNQSPRNTYQSAMGKQAMGVFLTNYQLRMDTMANILYYPQKPLATTRSMEYLKFSELPAGQNAIVAIMCYSGYNQEDSVIMNQSSIDRGLFRSLYYRSYTDTEKMKGMIKAETIEKPDRNETLRMKHGSSDRYAKLDVDGLVSPATNINGDDILIGKTAPLPEESEELGQRTQLHQKRDISTPLKSTEQGVVDQVMLTTNGEGHKFVKIRVRSTRVPQIGDKFASRHGQKGTIGITYRQEDMPFSAEGLVPDIIINPHAIPSRMTIGHLVECLLSKVSTLTGAEGDATPFTELTVEAVSKVLRQKGYHSRGFEVLYHGHTGKKLQAQVYFGPTYYQRLKHMVDDKIHARARGPLQILTRQPVEGRSRDGGLRFGEMERDCMISHGIAGFLKERMYDSSDAFRIHVCDICGLMAVANLKKQEFYCSVCRNSTQISQVYIPYAAKLLFQELQAMNIACRMYGESD; encoded by the exons ATGTCACAAGAACCAAATAATGCTGTTATCGATGATGGATTCTCTTACGATCCAAATTACGATTATACCCAAAATGCAAGTCAAGATGTAAAagtagatgatgatttgaaataTGGTATAGATGGTGATATGGAaggagaggaggaagaagaagaacctaTTAGTCAAGAAGATTATTGGACTGTCATAAAcgctttctttgatgaaaaaggtttaGTAAGACAACAGTTGGAATCATTCAATGAGTTTATCGAGAATACAATGCAGGAGATTGTAGACGATCATTCAAAAATGACTATGGATCAGTTCACACAATATACGGGTGTAGCAGGCGATGAAACT AAACGATATGAAATCTCATTTGGACAAATCTATCTCGCTCGTGTAAATCATACTGAAATGGATGGTAGAACAAATATGCTTTTCCCCCAAGAAGCACGTTTACGGAATCTAACATATTCAGCTCCACTTTACGTtgatatcaagaagaggatacTGACAGCTTCCGGCGTGGATGACCCAATTGAGGCGGACTGGAGGCCTGCTGTTGGATCTGATGGTGTACCAGAAGGTGTGGAAGAGGATAAGGCGTCCATCGGAAAA GTACCTGTCATGGTCCGATCAAATTTCTGTCTTTTACATAATCTTCCTGACGACCAATGTCATGATATCGGAGAGTGTCATTACGACCAAGGTGGttatttcatcatttcaggtTCAGAGAAGGTTCTAATTGCGCAAGAGAGAATGGCTACGAACCATGTGTTCGTCTTCTTGAAAGCCGCTCCTTCTAGATGGACGTACTTTGCGGAGATCAACAGTCAGAAAGAGAAGGGTGGAAAAGTAGCTGCTCATTCCGAAGTCCGGCTGTATCAACGAGTACAAGGACAA TCCGGTGGTGTCATTCGTGTATCTCTACCTTACACCAAAGTCGATATTCCCCTTGTAATCGTATTCAGAGCTCTTGGTATTGTCCCAGATCGAGATGTTCTCAATCACATTTGTTTCGGTCCTAATGATGAAGCGTTACTCGAATACCTTCAACCTTCTATCGAAGAATCATTCGCGGTACAAGACCGAGAGACGGCTTTGGATTTCATTGGTCGAAGAGGTCAACATGAAAAAGCTCCTAGAGCTCAACGTCAACGAGCTGCCTTCGATATCCTCCACAAGGAATTCTTGCCTCATGTATCCACCGCTGAGGGTTTCGAATCCAAGAAAGCATACTTCCTCGGTTATATGGTTCATCGATTGATTTCAGCTGCTATGGGTAgaaaagaattagatgatcGAGATCACTTTGGTAACAAGCGTTTGGATTTGGCTGGCCCCTTGATGGCTGAGATGTTTGGTCACATGTTCCAgaaattgagagaagatatgTATAGATAtttgaaaaag TGCGTTGAGACGAATAAAGCTTTCGCCTTGAACACTGCAATAAGGCCGAACAGTATCACTGATGGTCTAAAATACGCTTTGGCGACCGGTAACTGGGGTAAACGAGGCAATACAAGAGCTGGTGTTTCTCAAGTGCTCAATCGATATACTTTCGCTTCTACACTTTCTCATTTGCGACGTACAAACACTCCCATTGGTCGTGACAGTAAGGCGGCTAAACCTCGACAACTGCACAACACTCATTGGGGTATGGTTTGTCCTGCTGAAACACCTGAAGGAGCTGCGTGTGGTTTGGTCAAAAACTTAGCTCTCATGTCGTATATATCGGTTGGTTCGTACTCAGCTCCAGTGATGGAATTCTTAGAAGAATGGGGTTTGGAAGAATTGAACGAATATCAACATGCCCCACAAGCAACGAAAATCTTCGTCAACGGTGTGTGGATGGGTATACATCGAGATGCTCCTACATTACATTCGAATCTATTACAAATGCGAAGAGGTGGTCAACTCAAACACGAGGTGTCTATCGTTCGAGATATTCGAGAAAGGGAATTGCGGTTATATACCGATGCTGGTAGATGTTGTCGACCATTATTCATTGTAGATCATCCTACTCAAAGTCTCAGACTCAGGCGAGCACATATCGATCgtttggaagaagctggagaagaaggggcATTGGCTGGTGCATGGGATCAGTTGTTATCAGAGGGTATTATCGAATACGTTGACGCATCTGAAGAGGAGACCATTCTCATTGCGATGACTTCTGAGGACCTGGAGAATGCCAgaaggaagaacaataaagaGGAGTTGGTCAAAGATAGGGCAGCACATGATTTAGAGTCTTTCGATCCTACAGCGAGAATCAAGAGTACAGTGTTCAGTAAACAATATACGCATATGGAGATCCATCCAAGTATGATCTTAGGTGTCTGTGCTAGTATTGTACCCTTCCCCGATCATaatcaa TCTCCCCGTAATACCTACCAATCTGCGATGGGTAAACAAGCGATGGGAGTTTTCCTCACCAATTATCAACTTCGTATGGATACTATGGCAAATATTCTGTACTATCCTCAAAAACCTCTTGCTACCACTCGATCGATGGAATACCTCAAATTCTCAGAACTTCCTGCAGGTCAAAATGCTATCGTCGCCATCATGTGTTATTCTGGttacaatcaagaagattcCGTCATTATGAACCAATCGTCCATTGATAGAGGTTTATTCCGTTCGTTATATTACCGATCGTACACCGATACTGAGAAAATGAAAGGTATGATCAAAGCGGAGACCATTGAGAAACCTGATCGAAACGAGACGTTGAGGATGAAACATGGATCAAGTGATAGATATGCCAAATTAGATGTAGATGGTTTGGTCAGTCCAGCTACCAATATCAATGGAGATGATATATTGATTGGTAAAACTgcacctttacctgaagaaagtgaagaacTCGGTCAAAGAACTCAACTTCACCAAAAGAGAGACATTTCTACCCCATTGAAGAGTACGGAACAGGGTGTTGTAGATCAGGTCATGCTGACAACCAATGGAGAAGGACATAAATTCGTTAAGATCAGAGTGAGATCAACTCGAGTACCTCAAATTGGTGACAAATTCGCATCTCGACACGGTCAAAAAGGTACTATCGGTATCACATATAGACAAGAAGATATGCCTTTCTCTGCAGAAGGCTTGGTGCCTGATATTATTATCAACCCTCATGCTATTCCATCGCGAATGACAATTGGACATTTGGTTGAATGTCTACTATCAAAAGTATCAACTTTAAcaggtgcagaaggtgaTGCAACACCTTTCACTGAATTGACTGTCGAAGCGGTATCAAAGGTTTTGAGACAGAAAGGGTATCATTCAAGAGGATTCGAAGTTTTATATCACGGTCATACAGGTAAAAaacttcaagctcaagtcTACTTTGGGCCAACGTATTATCAAAGATTGAAGCACATGGTAGATGACAAAATTCATGCGAGAGCTAGAGGTCCATTACAAATCTTGACTAGACAACCTGTCGAAGGTAGAAGTAGAGATGGTGGTTTACGATTCGGTgaaatggag AGAGATTGTATGATCTCACATGGTATCGCTGGTTTCCTAAAAGAAAGGATGTATG ATTCATCCGACGCTTTCCGAATACATGTTTGTGATATTTGTGGTTTAATGGCAGTCGCCAATTTGAAAAAACAAGAATTCTATTGCTCAGTCTGTAGGAATAGTACACAAATCTCGCAAGTGTATATACCATACGCTGCGAAACTGTTATTCCAAGAACTTCAAGCTATGAATATAGC TTGTCGAATGTATGGTGAAAGTGATTAA
- a CDS encoding arginine biosynthesis bifunctional protein ArgJ, mitochondrial, giving the protein MPPLLPSHSAVSRVTAVIPTLTRSATTSAGTAVTPNKPPPSKDHYVHTYSPEAFPLGYSVSSTHAGIKKKSGALDLGILVSTSDTPTSAAACMTRNVFKAAPVTVTSELLRSSNGRARGFIINSGCANAVTGKKGLEDAWSMSKSTTSQLPPSDAKESDAGTLVMSTGVIGQHLPISSILEKIPGLIQTLDDSPKSWLDLSKSFMTTDTFPKLRAKTFKLGDRLVRLVGIDKGAGMIAPSMGPPQPPHATLLGVIATDAAIHPEDLQNALNYAVDRSFNNITVDGDMSTNDTILCLANGAAGSTDHQGRETAEKMKELTENENPQEFAIFKEQLREFAEELAQLVVRDGEGATKFVTICVKNAPTYEVANAVAKSVANSSLFKTAMYGEDANWGRILCAVGYTPLSPNPISPTSVSVSFLPPSSSSNTEPLRLLTNGEPEANIDEARASELLKEEDLEIEIDLGDGKEEAKVWTCDFSHEYVTINGSYRS; this is encoded by the exons ATGCCTCCGCTACTTCCTTCACATTCTGCTGTGAGCCGAGTAACAGCAGTCATTCCCACTTTGACTCGAAGCGCAACTACTTCAGCTGGTACAGCAGTCACACCTAACaaaccacctccatcaaAAGATCATTATGTTCATACGTACTCACCTGAAGCGTTCCCATTAGGATATAGCGTTTCTTCCACTCATGCtggaatcaagaagaaatcaggAGCGTTGGATCTAGGTATATTAGTCTCAACCTCTGATACACCCACTTCAGCTGCTGCATGTATGACAAGAAACGTATTCAAAGCTGCTCCAGTAACCGTTACATCTGAGTTACTTCGTTCTTCAAATGGTAGAGCAAGAGGATTCATAATAAATTCAGGTTGTGCGAATGCTGTCACAGGTAAAAAAGGTCTAGAAGATGCTTGGTCaatgtcaaaatcaactACTTCACAATTACCTCCTTCTGATGCGAAAGAAAGTGATGCGGGTACATTAGTGATGTCAACTGGAGTCATTGGACAACATTTACCGATTTCATCTATATTAGAAAAGATCCCTGGCTTGATTCAGACCCTCGACgattcacctaaatcatGGCTGGActtatcaaaatcattcatgACGACAGATACATTTCCCAAGTTACGAGCTAAAACGTTTAAATTAGGCGATAGGTTAGTTAGACTAGTTGGAATAGATAAAGGCGCAGGAATGATTGCACCTTCGATGGgaccacctcaaccacctcaTGCGACTTTATTAGGTGTTATAGCAACTGACGCAGCTATACATCCAGAAGATTTACAAAACGCTCTGAATTATGCTGTCGACAGAAGTTTTAACAATATAACAGTCGATGGTGATATGTCAACAAATGATACTATACTATGTCTGGCAAATGGCGCTGCAGGTTCAACAGATCATCAAGGAAGGGAAACGGCTGAAAAAATGAAAGAATTAACGGAAAATGAAAATCCTCAAGAATTCGCTATATTCAAAGAACAACTGAGAGAATTCGCAGAAGAATTAGCTCAATTGGTTGTTAGAGATGGCGAAGGAGCCACTAAGTTCGTTACTATCTgtgtcaag AACGCACCTACCTACGAAGTAGCGAATGCTGTTGCGAAGAGTGTAGCCAATTCAAGCTTGTTCAAAACTGCAATGtacggtgaag ATGCCAATTGGGGTCGAATCTTGTGTGCTGT CGGCTACACCCCTCTTTCGCCCAACCCAATTTCTCCTACTTCAGTATCAGTATCCTTCCTTcccccatcatcatcatccaataCTGAGCCATTGCGACTTTTGACCAATGGTGAGCCAGAAGCGAACATTGACGAAGCACGAGCTAGTGAActtttgaaagaagaagatttggaaattgaaattgatctgggagatggaaaggaagaagcCAAGGTTTGGACTTGCGATTTCTCACATGAATACGTTACCATTAATGGAAGT TATCGAAGTTAA